One Gemmatimonadaceae bacterium DNA segment encodes these proteins:
- a CDS encoding MFS transporter: MSTTTPTPTSDRRGDAWGLALLLFLANTLSFVDRQVLTLLVKPLRAELGISDVQVSLLQGLAFASLYAVLGLPLGRLADRVHRARLMAAGVALWSTMTIASAVAPSYPQLFLARMGVAVGEAALAPAAVSLLSDRFARARTGRAIAVFQAGIFTGSALALLAGGWLLAAVDAGGMPWLQSLGITTPWRAVFLVVGLPGWIIAPLLLLVHEPRTGAIAAGASQLSVGRVVGWVWARRTVYGGVITAFTAITILAYGSMAWAPTVLVRLHALTSASAGIRLGIITLIAGPFGVVTGGWLVDRLVARGRADAPIIGALAGVIVFALVVPAFALASSLTMATIAAVALSLAQSYPYGIASTSLAMVTPPAMRGQVVALYLLISNLLGLTLGPLLVALGTQQVFGDDLAVGRSLALLPILTMPIAFASLLASRVSYARAWRASDR, encoded by the coding sequence GTGTCAACCACGACCCCCACTCCGACATCCGATCGCCGCGGCGACGCGTGGGGGCTCGCGCTCCTCCTCTTCCTCGCCAACACGCTGTCGTTCGTCGACCGGCAGGTGCTCACGCTGCTGGTAAAGCCGTTGCGCGCGGAACTGGGGATTTCCGACGTGCAGGTGTCGCTTTTGCAGGGGCTGGCCTTCGCCTCGCTCTACGCGGTGCTGGGGCTCCCGCTGGGACGCCTGGCCGATCGCGTGCACCGAGCGCGCCTCATGGCCGCCGGCGTCGCGCTGTGGAGCACGATGACCATCGCCTCGGCGGTGGCGCCCTCCTACCCGCAGCTCTTCCTCGCCCGCATGGGGGTCGCCGTGGGAGAGGCGGCACTCGCCCCCGCTGCTGTCTCGCTTTTGTCCGACCGCTTTGCGCGCGCGCGCACGGGACGCGCGATCGCGGTCTTCCAGGCGGGGATCTTCACCGGCTCGGCGCTCGCCCTCCTCGCCGGCGGGTGGCTCCTCGCCGCCGTCGACGCCGGCGGGATGCCGTGGCTGCAGTCGCTCGGCATCACCACCCCCTGGCGCGCGGTCTTCCTCGTGGTGGGGCTCCCCGGGTGGATCATCGCGCCGCTCCTCCTCCTGGTGCACGAACCTCGTACGGGGGCCATCGCCGCTGGCGCCTCCCAGCTTTCGGTCGGTAGGGTGGTGGGGTGGGTCTGGGCGCGACGCACCGTCTACGGGGGCGTGATTACCGCCTTCACCGCCATCACCATCCTTGCCTATGGATCGATGGCGTGGGCCCCCACGGTTCTCGTCCGGCTGCACGCGCTCACGTCGGCAAGCGCCGGGATCCGGCTCGGGATCATTACTCTCATCGCCGGCCCGTTCGGAGTTGTCACGGGTGGGTGGCTGGTCGACAGGCTCGTCGCACGCGGGCGTGCCGACGCGCCGATCATCGGCGCGCTCGCTGGCGTGATTGTCTTCGCGCTCGTGGTCCCCGCCTTCGCGCTGGCCTCGTCGCTCACGATGGCGACCATCGCGGCGGTGGCGCTCTCGCTCGCGCAGTCGTATCCGTATGGCATTGCCAGCACATCGCTGGCCATGGTCACGCCGCCGGCCATGCGTGGGCAGGTGGTGGCGCTCTATCTCCTCATCTCCAACCTGCTGGGACTCACCCTCGGCCCCCTCCTCGTGGCGCTGGGGACGCAGCAAGTTTTCGGTGACGATCTCGCCGTGGGTCGTTCGCTCGCCCTCCTCCCCATCCTCACCATGCCCATCGCGTTCGCGTCCCTGCTCGCATCGCGGGTGTCCTATGCCCGCGCCTGGCGCGCCTCCGACCGCTGA
- a CDS encoding TetR/AcrR family transcriptional regulator codes for MPATRGRSAARRPSPPAFRALVAERQQRSAAPTKGERTRQRVFLAAIELLNEIGYRDMKVSDVCERAQVTPPVVYLYFENKLALTTEVLHAFLDSFRAGPAEAERAAHRTAYEAIHAANREWITMARQNAGLVRCLLQLADDEPAFARIFADANDAWYRRISAAVLHRFPTARVREEEVRLAAYALGGMIDELVRKRFTARDPHLAALLDDVAPSDEALARFVSVLWYRALYATDPDDVTLPLAGLAQHPEGATSPARAKGRGATRKPARQPARQPARQPAREPARRTGKQR; via the coding sequence ATGCCCGCGACGCGCGGGCGAAGCGCCGCACGACGGCCCTCGCCACCCGCCTTTCGGGCGCTGGTCGCCGAGCGGCAGCAACGCAGCGCCGCACCTACCAAGGGAGAGCGCACGCGGCAGCGCGTCTTCCTCGCCGCGATCGAGCTGCTCAACGAGATCGGCTATCGCGACATGAAGGTCTCGGACGTGTGCGAGCGGGCGCAGGTGACGCCGCCGGTGGTCTATCTCTACTTCGAGAACAAGCTCGCGCTCACCACCGAAGTCCTGCACGCCTTCCTCGACAGCTTCCGCGCCGGCCCGGCGGAGGCGGAGCGTGCCGCGCATCGCACGGCGTACGAGGCGATCCACGCGGCCAACCGCGAGTGGATCACCATGGCGCGGCAGAATGCGGGGCTGGTGCGCTGCCTGTTGCAACTGGCCGATGACGAACCGGCCTTTGCCCGCATCTTCGCCGACGCCAACGACGCCTGGTACCGTCGCATCTCGGCGGCCGTGCTGCACCGCTTTCCGACGGCGCGCGTCCGCGAAGAGGAGGTGCGGCTGGCGGCGTATGCGCTGGGCGGGATGATCGACGAACTGGTGCGCAAGCGCTTCACCGCGCGCGACCCGCACCTCGCCGCCCTGCTGGACGACGTGGCGCCGAGCGACGAGGCCCTGGCGCGCTTTGTCTCGGTGCTCTGGTACCGGGCGCTCTACGCGACCGATCCGGATGACGTGACGTTGCCGCTGGCGGGACTGGCGCAGCATCCCGAAGGCGCGACCTCCCCCGCACGCGCAAAGGGGCGCGGCGCGACTCGCAAGCCGGCACGCCAGCCGGCACGCCAGCCGGCACGCCAGCCGGCACGCGAGCCGGCTCGCCGAACGGGGAAGCAGCGATGA